The following proteins are co-located in the Nitrospirota bacterium genome:
- the rpmE gene encoding 50S ribosomal protein L31, giving the protein MKKGIHPVYREVGVHCACGNKYKTRSTGGDINVDICSNCHPFFTGTQKIIDTEGRVERFKKKYAKKEK; this is encoded by the coding sequence GGTATTCATCCCGTGTATCGGGAAGTTGGGGTGCATTGCGCCTGCGGCAACAAATATAAGACCCGATCGACGGGCGGCGATATCAATGTCGATATCTGTTCAAACTGCCATCCGTTTTTCACGGGGACGCAGAAAATCATCGATACCGAAGGACGCGTCGAACGATTCAAGAAGAAGTACGCCAAGAAAGAGAAGTAG
- the prfA gene encoding peptide chain release factor 1, whose amino-acid sequence MEAVLLKKWEVLATRFDELTNQLMDPSLMSQPSQLHKVNKERTDIEPAAKLLVTYRDNVRQLEEAVQILADPTAGTEMHKMAMEESAQLERQQAEIEQQAQEFLIPKDPRDEKSLLFEVRAGTGGDEAALFAGVLFRMYSKYAESKGFKVDVVEATEIGGGGYKGVVALIEGKGAYSHFKFEAGVHRVQRVPVTEASGRIHTSTVTVAVMPEVDEVDVQIDPMDLRIDTFCSSGAGGQSVNTTKSAVRITHIPTGVVVSCQDERSQLKNRTKAMRTLRARIVEAEREKQDAETAQNRKAQVGTGERSEKIRTYNFPQNRVTDHRVGVTLHKLEQVLEGDLDEFVQALKAQRQQEVGVA is encoded by the coding sequence ATGGAAGCCGTCTTGCTGAAGAAATGGGAAGTGCTGGCCACTCGATTCGATGAGTTGACCAATCAGCTCATGGACCCGTCTTTGATGAGCCAGCCTTCGCAGTTGCACAAGGTCAATAAGGAGCGGACGGATATCGAGCCCGCGGCCAAGCTGCTCGTCACCTATCGGGACAACGTCAGGCAGTTGGAAGAAGCGGTTCAAATCCTTGCGGACCCCACGGCCGGAACCGAGATGCATAAGATGGCGATGGAAGAGAGCGCCCAGCTCGAACGTCAGCAGGCCGAGATCGAACAGCAGGCCCAAGAGTTTCTCATTCCCAAAGATCCGCGAGACGAAAAAAGTCTGCTTTTCGAAGTTCGTGCCGGAACCGGCGGTGACGAGGCGGCGCTTTTCGCCGGGGTTTTGTTTCGTATGTACAGTAAATATGCCGAGAGCAAGGGTTTTAAGGTCGATGTGGTCGAAGCCACAGAAATCGGGGGCGGAGGTTACAAGGGCGTCGTCGCACTGATTGAAGGTAAGGGCGCGTACAGTCATTTCAAGTTCGAGGCTGGGGTTCACCGGGTGCAGCGTGTCCCCGTGACCGAGGCGAGTGGCCGGATTCATACCTCGACCGTCACTGTTGCGGTGATGCCCGAAGTGGACGAAGTCGATGTTCAGATCGATCCCATGGATCTTCGAATCGACACCTTCTGTTCATCCGGCGCCGGAGGCCAGAGCGTCAACACGACAAAGTCGGCCGTGCGGATCACCCATATTCCGACTGGTGTGGTAGTGAGTTGTCAGGATGAACGGTCGCAACTGAAGAACCGCACAAAGGCGATGCGGACTCTGCGGGCCAGAATCGTCGAGGCGGAGCGGGAGAAGCAAGACGCGGAAACTGCGCAGAACCGCAAGGCTCAGGTGGGTACGGGCGAGAGGAGCGAGAAGATCCGCACCTATAACTTCCCGCAGAACCGGGTAACCGACCATCGTGTCGGTGTGACCTTGCATAAGTTGGAGCAGGTGCTCGAAGGCGACCTCGACGAATTCGTTCAGGCGTTGAAAGCTCAGCGTCAGCAAGAAGTGGGGGTTGCATAA